The Microbacterium sp. LWO12-1.2 genome includes a window with the following:
- a CDS encoding LacI family DNA-binding transcriptional regulator — protein MARRAGVSIATASRAFGEPARLADGTLERVLQAATDLGYSTPQSAVATRTFGVVVPDVANPVYATLLKAIQGQAWHGRHRIVLFDADEDLRREREQIEQARKLDGMLLCSPRLPDADVLALVGDTPYVVVNRQIDGAACVLMDTENGPSQAIEHLAALGHTHIAYAAGPRGSWADVRRADTIARACERHGIRLTPLSHHAASIQGGRAAAAPAAASGATAVVAYNDLVALGLEAGLIELGRRCPADISIVGIDDIDLAGAVTPALTTVRMPIERSGALAVDLLLQAMSGVVISDIVTLGSQLIVRASTAAPSP, from the coding sequence GTGGCGAGGCGCGCAGGCGTGTCCATCGCCACGGCATCCCGCGCCTTCGGCGAACCGGCGCGTCTGGCGGACGGAACGCTCGAGCGCGTGCTGCAGGCCGCCACCGATCTCGGCTACTCCACGCCGCAGTCGGCCGTCGCCACCCGCACGTTCGGCGTCGTGGTGCCGGACGTCGCGAACCCCGTCTACGCGACACTGCTCAAGGCGATCCAGGGCCAGGCGTGGCACGGCCGCCACCGCATCGTGCTGTTCGACGCCGATGAGGACCTGCGGCGCGAGCGCGAGCAGATCGAGCAGGCGCGCAAGCTCGACGGCATGCTGCTGTGCTCGCCGCGACTTCCCGACGCGGACGTGCTCGCGCTCGTCGGCGACACCCCCTACGTCGTGGTCAACCGTCAGATCGACGGTGCGGCCTGTGTGCTGATGGACACCGAGAACGGGCCCAGCCAGGCGATCGAGCACCTCGCTGCGCTGGGTCACACGCACATCGCCTATGCCGCAGGACCGCGCGGTTCCTGGGCCGATGTCCGCCGCGCCGACACCATCGCGCGGGCCTGCGAGCGCCACGGCATCCGGTTGACTCCTCTCAGCCATCACGCGGCATCGATCCAGGGCGGCCGTGCCGCTGCCGCACCCGCTGCGGCGAGCGGCGCCACCGCGGTCGTCGCCTACAACGACCTCGTCGCGCTCGGTCTCGAGGCCGGACTGATCGAGCTCGGCCGACGCTGCCCTGCCGACATCAGCATCGTGGGTATCGACGACATCGACCTCGCCGGTGCGGTGACCCCCGCGCTCACGACGGTGCGGATGCCGATCGAGCGCAGCGGTGCACTGGCGGTCGATCTGCTGCTCCAGGCGATGTCGGGAGTCGTGATCAGCGACATCGTGACCCTCGGTTCGCAGTTGATCGTGCGTGCGTCGACCGCCGCGCCGTCGCCCTGA
- a CDS encoding SDR family NAD(P)-dependent oxidoreductase — MTLDLHGGTALITGASSGLGVEFARRFAARGSNLVLVARRADRLEALAAELRASAHVDVEVVPADLGIAGAAVALRDEIDRRGIRITSLVNNAGFGSHVAFDQADPARTSSEIQLNVVTLVELTRAFLPQLLQGHGALVTVASTAAYQPTPGMAVYGATKAFVLSFTEALWAEARGTGLRVLAVSPGSTKTEFFDVVGTDAASVGRQQTSAQVIDTAFRQLDRPHGAPSVISGTKNHLLALGTRLLSRRALARTSARLLGEVRLSRR; from the coding sequence ATGACGCTCGACCTGCACGGAGGCACTGCCCTCATCACCGGCGCGAGCTCGGGACTGGGCGTGGAGTTCGCCCGACGATTCGCGGCGCGCGGATCGAACCTGGTGCTCGTGGCCCGGCGCGCCGACCGGCTCGAAGCCCTCGCCGCCGAGCTGCGGGCGAGCGCTCACGTCGACGTCGAGGTCGTGCCCGCGGACCTGGGCATCGCCGGTGCAGCAGTCGCACTCCGCGACGAGATCGACCGCCGCGGCATCCGCATCACCTCGCTGGTCAACAACGCGGGCTTCGGCTCCCACGTCGCCTTCGATCAGGCCGACCCCGCCCGCACGAGCAGCGAGATCCAGCTCAACGTGGTCACGCTGGTCGAGCTGACGCGCGCGTTCCTCCCGCAGCTGCTGCAGGGACACGGCGCTCTGGTCACGGTCGCGAGCACCGCGGCATATCAACCGACCCCCGGCATGGCCGTCTACGGCGCCACCAAGGCGTTCGTGCTGAGCTTCACCGAGGCGCTGTGGGCCGAAGCCCGCGGCACCGGCCTGCGGGTGCTCGCCGTGAGCCCCGGGTCGACGAAGACCGAGTTCTTCGATGTCGTCGGCACCGATGCGGCATCCGTGGGCCGGCAGCAGACCTCGGCGCAGGTGATCGACACGGCCTTCCGCCAGCTGGACCGCCCGCACGGCGCTCCCAGCGTCATCTCCGGCACCAAGAACCATCTGCTCGCGCTCGGCACCCGCCTGCTCTCACGGCGAGCCCTCGCGCGCACGAGCGCACGCCTGCTCGGCGAGGTGCGACTGTCTCGCCGCTAG
- a CDS encoding TetR/AcrR family transcriptional regulator: MPEQRYHHGDLRRTLLEAARASIEVEGVEALSLRQLARDAGVSHAAPSRHFRDKQALLDALAEDGFLRLSAALEDVAGAEATTVADVRQRFDELARGYVAFALAQPTLLSLMFGLKHAPDARAELIEAGHASMAITMRVVDAAQRLGAIGPGDPQRIALTAFATFHGVATLSSGGLLDGIAAEDLVDTASDTFWRGLQPTA, from the coding sequence GTGCCCGAACAGCGCTATCACCACGGCGATCTCCGCCGCACGCTCCTCGAAGCCGCCCGCGCGAGCATCGAGGTCGAGGGTGTCGAAGCGCTGTCACTGCGCCAACTGGCCCGCGACGCAGGCGTCAGTCACGCGGCCCCCAGCCGACACTTCCGCGACAAGCAGGCCCTGCTCGACGCGCTCGCCGAAGATGGGTTCCTCCGCCTGAGCGCGGCGCTCGAAGACGTCGCGGGCGCGGAGGCGACGACCGTGGCGGACGTGCGGCAGCGGTTCGACGAGCTCGCTCGCGGATACGTCGCCTTCGCGCTCGCGCAGCCGACACTGCTGTCGCTGATGTTCGGCCTGAAGCACGCGCCGGATGCGCGCGCCGAGCTCATCGAGGCGGGCCATGCGTCGATGGCGATCACGATGCGCGTGGTCGATGCGGCGCAGCGGCTCGGGGCGATCGGCCCCGGTGACCCGCAGCGCATCGCGCTCACCGCCTTCGCCACGTTCCACGGTGTGGCGACGCTGAGTTCCGGCGGGCTGCTCGACGGCATCGCGGCGGAAGACCTGGTCGATACCGCGAGCGACACCTTCTGGCGAGGACTGCAGCCGACGGCCTGA
- a CDS encoding CPBP family intramembrane glutamic endopeptidase produces MADFWQTRDGFWHRGGWWRALLVTAGYLVIYLGVSQLVGLTLGHLIVDGGPFASATNVAVELLLPIGVGAVVILAFLAAIGWIKPVFGRQPITGRPWMWIAVAVVAYPIIFRFIGIDYGSFPAGVVVVALITGLFIGIAEELVTRGAGVALLRKAGYKELVVAVLSSTLFAMMHLVNAIGTGFDLTIAILLIYTFFFGICMYLVMRVTGSIVWAIVMHGLTDPTLFLSTGGIDKAVEGAAQNIWLTIASTGNYSVILFGIVALFLIRGRVLPAAEKVPTLPA; encoded by the coding sequence ATGGCGGACTTCTGGCAGACGCGGGACGGCTTCTGGCATCGGGGCGGATGGTGGCGAGCACTGCTCGTCACGGCCGGGTATCTGGTCATCTATCTCGGGGTCAGTCAGCTGGTCGGATTGACGCTCGGGCACCTGATCGTCGACGGTGGGCCTTTCGCCAGCGCCACCAACGTCGCAGTCGAGTTGCTTCTTCCGATCGGGGTCGGCGCCGTCGTCATCCTGGCCTTCCTCGCCGCCATCGGTTGGATCAAGCCCGTCTTCGGGCGCCAGCCGATCACCGGAAGGCCATGGATGTGGATCGCCGTGGCGGTCGTCGCGTATCCGATCATCTTCCGCTTCATCGGGATCGACTACGGATCGTTCCCCGCGGGGGTCGTCGTGGTGGCGCTCATCACCGGCCTCTTCATCGGCATCGCCGAGGAACTGGTGACCCGCGGGGCGGGTGTGGCGCTGCTGCGCAAGGCCGGCTACAAGGAACTGGTCGTCGCCGTGCTCTCCTCGACGCTGTTCGCGATGATGCACCTCGTCAACGCGATCGGCACCGGCTTCGACCTCACGATCGCCATCCTGCTGATCTACACGTTCTTCTTCGGCATCTGCATGTACCTCGTGATGCGCGTCACGGGCAGCATCGTCTGGGCGATCGTGATGCACGGGCTCACCGATCCGACCCTCTTCCTCTCGACGGGCGGGATCGACAAGGCCGTCGAGGGTGCGGCGCAGAACATCTGGCTCACGATCGCCAGCACCGGCAACTACAGCGTGATCCTGTTCGGCATCGTGGCGCTGTTCCTGATCCGTGGGCGGGTGCTGCCGGCGGCCGAGAAGGTGCCGACGCTTCCCGCGTGA
- a CDS encoding MarR family winged helix-turn-helix transcriptional regulator, with the protein MGISDDAVEIRARGWRTLAALHGIIEAELERALGSSADLSVVEYTVLDALSRQDGWHMRMQQLARATALSPSATTRLVTRLEDRGLLTRILCLDDRRGIYTELTPAGRELYEKAHPIHDEALERTLGEAITQPELAPVVHALQGSTAHV; encoded by the coding sequence ATGGGCATCTCTGACGACGCCGTCGAGATCCGTGCGCGCGGTTGGCGCACGCTCGCCGCGCTCCACGGCATCATCGAGGCCGAGCTCGAACGGGCTCTCGGCTCCTCAGCCGACCTCTCCGTCGTCGAGTACACGGTGCTCGATGCCCTGAGCCGCCAGGACGGCTGGCACATGCGCATGCAGCAGCTCGCCCGCGCCACGGCGCTGAGCCCGAGCGCCACCACGCGCCTGGTCACCCGCCTCGAGGACCGTGGCCTGCTGACGCGCATCCTGTGCCTCGACGACCGCCGCGGCATCTACACAGAGCTGACGCCGGCCGGACGTGAGCTCTACGAGAAGGCGCATCCGATCCACGACGAGGCTCTGGAACGCACTCTCGGCGAAGCGATCACGCAGCCCGAGCTCGCCCCGGTCGTGCACGCGCTGCAGGGCAGCACCGCGCACGTCTGA
- a CDS encoding MFS transporter — MPFGLIALAIGAFGIGLTEFVIMGLLPEVAADFSVTEASAGWLISGYALSVVVGALLLTAATTRLPRKPVLLGLLVLFIAGNVLTALSPDYGVAMAGRIVAALSHGAFFGIGSVVAADLVAPEKKARAIAIMFTGLTAANVFGVPFGTFLGQQFGWRSTFWVISVIGVVALVGIGALVRAPRGVGAGVSLRQELSAFRSGQVWLSLLVTILAYGGMFGAFTYIAYTLTSVTGFASAAVPWLLVLFGLGLVAGNAIGGRLADRSVDRTLLWFIAALAAVLVAFGLLAGSQPATMVILVLMGGFGFGTVPALQSRIMHYAGGAPTLASGANIGAFNVGNALGAWAGGVGISAGLGYTSPIWIGAALTTSALGVMLVAVHLAARTRPRADTATFATVTA, encoded by the coding sequence ATGCCATTCGGACTCATCGCACTCGCCATCGGCGCCTTCGGAATCGGACTCACCGAGTTCGTCATCATGGGGCTGCTGCCCGAGGTGGCGGCCGACTTCAGCGTCACCGAAGCCAGCGCAGGGTGGTTGATCTCCGGCTACGCGCTCAGCGTGGTGGTCGGTGCCCTGCTGCTGACCGCCGCAACGACGCGACTCCCGCGCAAGCCGGTGCTCCTCGGACTGCTGGTGCTGTTCATCGCCGGCAACGTGCTCACCGCTCTCTCGCCCGACTACGGAGTCGCGATGGCAGGACGCATCGTCGCCGCCCTCTCGCACGGCGCCTTCTTCGGCATCGGATCCGTCGTGGCTGCTGATCTGGTGGCACCCGAGAAGAAGGCCAGGGCGATCGCCATCATGTTCACCGGGCTGACCGCCGCCAACGTCTTCGGCGTGCCGTTCGGCACCTTCCTCGGGCAGCAGTTCGGCTGGAGGTCGACGTTCTGGGTGATCTCCGTCATCGGTGTCGTGGCGCTCGTCGGCATCGGCGCGCTCGTGCGTGCTCCTCGAGGCGTCGGCGCCGGCGTGAGCCTGCGCCAGGAGCTCTCGGCGTTCCGTTCCGGCCAGGTCTGGCTCTCGCTGCTGGTGACGATCCTCGCCTACGGAGGCATGTTCGGCGCGTTCACCTACATCGCCTACACGCTCACGAGCGTGACGGGCTTCGCCTCCGCGGCCGTGCCGTGGCTGCTCGTGCTCTTCGGTCTCGGGCTGGTGGCGGGGAACGCGATCGGCGGACGCCTCGCGGACCGTTCGGTCGACCGCACACTGCTCTGGTTCATCGCCGCGCTCGCCGCGGTGCTCGTGGCTTTCGGACTCCTCGCAGGGTCGCAGCCCGCGACCATGGTCATCCTCGTGCTCATGGGCGGCTTCGGCTTCGGCACGGTCCCCGCGCTGCAGAGCCGCATCATGCACTATGCCGGAGGAGCGCCGACCCTCGCCTCGGGCGCGAACATCGGCGCATTCAACGTCGGCAACGCGCTCGGCGCCTGGGCCGGAGGCGTCGGGATCTCGGCGGGCCTCGGCTACACCTCGCCCATCTGGATCGGCGCCGCGCTCACGACATCCGCTCTCGGCGTGATGCTCGTCGCCGTCCACCTCGCCGCGCGCACCCGTCCTCGCGCCGACACGGCGACGTTCGCCACCGTCACGGCGTGA
- a CDS encoding aldo/keto reductase, with translation MTTPSIPTVTLNNGLEMPQLGFGVFQVPDAETTDAVASALDAGYRSIDTAAIYGNEAGVGAAIARSGLPRDELFVTSKVWVSDHGYDAALRAYDQSLARLGLERLDLFLIHWPTPAHDTYPETWRALERLYADGRVGAIGVSNFEPEHLSRIASDTGIVPAVNQVELHPALQNRAVVAANTAQGIVTEAWSPLAQGAVLGEESVVAIAARHGKTPAQVVLRWHLQQGRVVIPKSVTPARIAENLDVFDFVLSSEELTSIDLLERDGRTGPHPAQFNG, from the coding sequence ATGACCACTCCCTCCATCCCCACCGTCACTTTGAACAACGGCCTCGAGATGCCGCAGCTCGGCTTCGGCGTCTTCCAGGTGCCCGATGCCGAGACCACGGATGCCGTCGCCAGTGCACTGGATGCCGGCTACCGCAGCATCGACACCGCCGCGATCTACGGCAACGAGGCGGGTGTCGGCGCCGCGATCGCCCGGTCGGGGCTGCCCCGTGACGAGCTCTTCGTCACCTCGAAGGTCTGGGTGTCCGACCACGGCTACGACGCCGCGCTCCGTGCGTACGACCAGTCGCTCGCACGTCTCGGGCTCGAACGGCTCGACCTGTTCCTGATCCACTGGCCCACCCCGGCGCACGACACCTACCCCGAGACCTGGCGCGCGCTCGAGCGCCTGTACGCCGACGGGCGCGTCGGGGCGATCGGAGTCTCGAACTTCGAACCGGAGCACCTCTCACGCATCGCGAGCGACACCGGCATCGTCCCGGCCGTGAACCAGGTCGAACTGCATCCCGCCCTGCAGAACCGGGCGGTCGTCGCAGCGAACACCGCTCAGGGCATCGTCACGGAGGCGTGGAGCCCGCTCGCCCAGGGCGCGGTTCTCGGCGAGGAATCGGTCGTGGCGATCGCCGCGCGCCACGGCAAGACTCCCGCTCAGGTGGTGCTGCGGTGGCACCTGCAGCAGGGGCGTGTCGTGATCCCGAAGTCCGTCACCCCTGCCCGGATCGCCGAGAACCTCGACGTATTCGACTTCGTGCTCTCGTCCGAGGAGCTCACGTCGATCGACCTGCTCGAGCGCGACGGTCGCACCGGACCGCATCCCGCGCAGTTCAACGGCTGA